TCAACTTACTCCTTAGACCATTTTTTGGGGAAATTGAGAACTTAAACTATATGCAAAATGGCCAATATGGGACTcaacatgaatttttttggatgtCCATccaaatttctataaacattAATGGCAAATTcgtaattttaaagaaaataaaattataccTTTCTAATACTAaataattgtaaaaatgtatttaaaaaatagaaacaagagaaaacaaaaaacaccaCCTCCATTAGCCTCTAATAAGCCCACTTTGTCCACATCGACGACATCAACGCTAGCTCATGTGACGTTtcacctcctctctctcttcctccacttctttttctttctcctcacATCCTCTCTTAATCTCCATCTTTTTTGTCTCTTCCTCCTAGCGCCAGCTCCTCTCTTTATCTCCTTCCatctatttttctctctcttcaccaCTACTACAGCATAAacccaaacacaaaaaatacaaaacaaccaaaacCACTCCTACAAAACCGCAACAACTACCAATCTCATTGCGACCCACATATGAAGAACCACTTCTACATAACCCTCACCCAACCAAACTAGCCTTCACGACCTGAACAAATCCTCTATACAAGATCGCGCACCACCACTAGCGCATCAACATTGTTCAATCTTTGCTCTATAATCTTCCAAATCATTTGATCTTTCTACACTAGTCTAGCCACCAAATTAACATACTCACATCGTCAAACCGCCACCATCAACAAACTCGCACTGTCAAGTCCTTAATCTACCAAAAACCTAGTTTAAGGGGCAAATTGACAATTATCACATAGTTTAAGAGGGCATAACGACAGTTTGGGTGATCATGTACTTGTTATGAGGCAAGAAAcatgttgttgttttttttgggtcaataaacatgtttttctttggtcaTGTTACATGACATGTTTACCTTAGTTGTGAAGAATGTGACATGTTTGTTTTGGAGGCATGGCCATCATGTCCaactaattttataatttcattttcGTGATTATGGATAATGTTAACCTCAAATAACCTGAGTCTGTTTATTaatgataaataataatgTGATATTTCCCTGCCGAGGAAATGATAGCAACGGGCGTCCTTCTTGGGATGTGTGGATGTGGAGTGTGGTAGCATGGTGACCTTTGCTTTTCTTGGTggtcttctttgtttttgtcttgGGCTTTTGTTTTAGCGATTTCTTTGTCAAGGCAATTGCGGTGTGTATTTCTTCTTCAACGAGTACTTTTGATGGTTTTGCCTTTCCAAAATGCCTTATTCTGAAGATTGATGTGTATCTTTCATTGTCGAGTTTGGCAGATTTTCCTTCATTTAGCAGTCCTAGAATTTCAGTCATTGCATCGGCTGTGATTTTGAATGACTTGGTGCCGAATTTGAAAGAATTTGTAGCAGGATCAAACTTCTTGAGCAATTTTACTAAGTCGAGGTCCAACTTAATCATGTGCTTCATGTCAACTCTCTGTTGTAAAACGGCTCAAACAATTTCTAGAAATGTGTTTTCTGGAGGAGTTCCTTTTGCCTGTCATTTAGCCTATCTTCGACGTCTGTAATGATGTTGTTGAATGCATTGACGTTGCACCGAAACTGGACATAGTCCAGGTATTTGCTTTTCTATCATAATTTGGCGTTGATTTTGTCTTTTGAGCTATTGATTTAATTCTTGGCTTTGGTTGGTTTTGAGCTTCCTTTTTTTGTGGTGACTGTTCTAGTGCCATTTGTGATATGaaacaagaatgaaaacaCTATTATGACAAATAAACATAAACTACAAGTATAAACTGCAATACAGTTTGGTGTTCTCTGCATTGAAGTCTGTGTATAACAACAACTACAATGTAGCACCTAGTAACCATCATGCTAGAACAAGTAATAAAAGcaattcaaaacccaaaacattGCATGCAAGCATAAacccaaaacacaaaacacaaaCTACATTGCATGCAAGCAtaaacccaaaatccaaaacccaaaacataaACTACATTGcataaacccaaaaccaaaactcaaaacataAAGGACATTGCATGCAAGCATACACCCAAATTACAAAACAAGTAACAAAATgtattcaaaaccaaaattataAAGGAACACAATCAAATGAGCAATTGGAAACCAataaaacatacaaaacaaTGCAAACAAACAATGCATATGAAACCAAAATTGAACTACTATACAGTGTTTGATATTGACACACAATctgaattaattaaacaatcaatcaaatcaaaaaaTGAAGGCATAAACTTCAATGCACTATCCTAAAAGTAGCATGAATTAAACCACACATAATGGAGTGTGAAAAATGAACAACATTGGGAATAGTGAtgccaaaatccaaaacacaaaacataaACTACATTGCATAAACCCAAAACATAAACTACATTGCATGCAAGCATAAgcccaaaacataaaatacatTTTATGCAAGCATAAACCCAAAAACTATTGTGTTATAATGTGCCTTCCATGTGTTTGTTAAAATGCCCAAACCAAAAGTAGTTATTAAAACGAGTCATGCACTTTTTCAAATGCAGAATCAATAATACCTAAAATTCCTAAAATTGCTATCTAGTTTGCTAAATAGGCGAGAAGATTTTAGAAAGGAAGGCAAATGTGTTAAACCCATAAGGCACTACGATGTAGTTTCTGATTTAGTGagggagtgagagagagagagtttcttACATAGTTTCCAAATGTGTTGCAATGTCTTTTCGTAGATGTCTACTTTTCAGagtttttgatttcttttcgatttcaaagagaaattTGAGAGCAAAATGGTGAGTGTTTTTGCGATGTTTTCAGAGTGAAGTGACAAAGAAGAAATGAGGAGTGGAAATATGGGTTGAACGCGTTTGAAGTCGTAGCGTGAGTTCCAGTTTTGATGTCGTACCAGTTTTTGTTGTCGTTTTGGGCGTGGGCTGTAGAAGTTGATGTCGTTTGAAGGTGGAAACTGATGTCACTTGTGTTTAGGCTGTAGGAGTTGGACTGGGCTCACAGATCAGTGGACAGCTGCAGATTGACCTCAAATGAATTAcgaaattatttatataaaaaaaagttgtaatGGCaattattgtaatttataggatTTGTTAGTtgtagttttgtaatttgagGTTGATTTATTAGTCATTGACCTCAAGTTAATTatgtaaaattaatttcttgtCTATCACAATATGGAACTCCCTATTGATTTTAAACCAAAGCTCCCTAAAATATATGGAGTGCCACTTGGAAGGACAATTTTAGAGCAACCTTTTTCTATTGGATGTGTGTTTTCATCAACagttctattttgtttttcaatttgttgTCTTTATGTTTTCGATGTTGTTTCCCTTCTCCTGGTTAGAATGGTTTGCcttgtaattaaatttcacCTTCGTAGTCACATGTAgggctcatcaatgggctggGCCGGGCTTTaaagatgagagagaaaatatcgggctgagttttttttagaaaattcaaagcccaagcctGACCCATGAGCCAagcttgagaaagcccatctGGCAGGGCCGGGTCTAAACGGGccctacttcattaaaaaaatcataaacttaatcataagggcatcttagtccaaatttgagattaaactcacttaattccaatatttttacatcaaaccaaattcataaaacactcaataaagtcaacaacttataagattttccacaaaaataataataccaagtattatttttgaggttattacataattagatcgtaatacattttaagaaataattttaaaaaatagtaagtatcaaaaaaatatttttttaaaggatggtatgaataaatatgcaaatatttggtgatgtgttcaagaaaagcatgattatatttggtggtacaattatgtttcgtgatataattatttttggtgatgtgatatgttgttcatcttattttttttttatatgtataattgttgaattaataattgacacaaattaatgtgttAATCATTCAATTATAAATTatgaatgagtaaagaaaagtaaatgaaatgaaacaattatatatgtgatttaagtgatataatcctaaacctaaactcttatttatacataattatatatgtatgcgggcctAACGGGCTGGGCTTTTGTGGGCGGCCGGGCTGGGCTTTCTTCGGCTTAATcgggccgggccgggcttcggacacccaagcccaagcctagcccAGCCCAAGACGGGTcgggccatctcaaagcccataacaTACCAGGCCGGGCTTTTTTTCCATGGGCCAGGCTGTCCCCATTGGCCCATGAGCCcgcgggccaaatgatgaggcctagtCACATGTAATTTTTTAGCACATGCTTATGAGTTGGTGAAAGCTTTTTGTTACTTTAATATGATAGGATCCTTTTACAATGAGCATACTAAAAGATTTAAATTTTAGGCTTCATAGCAAATTCTTTTTGGCACGGTATCATCGTAAGGTGTAAAATTTATTATAACTATTCTTAAATTATATGGTTGAGTAAATGCACATGAAACCAAATCAACAAACTCACATCGACAAACAACCACCATCAATAAACTCGCACCATCAAGTCCTTAATCTaccaaaaaatcatttaaggGGCAAATTGACAATCATGACATAGTTTAGAAAGGTAAAACGACAATTCGAGTGATCATGTAGGTCTTATTATGAGGCAAGAaacatgtttgttttttgtcatTAGGGTTTAGGATGTGTGGATGTGAAGCATGCTAGCACGGTAACCTTTGCGATTGAGAGTACGAGTTATGTTGATGACGTGGATCTTGGACTTCATCAAATGACTGTGACCGAGGAAGGAACACCGATCTGTCGTGGATTCACCTAACTGTCCCAGTGTTGAGACTGGTGTCCTGAAACCTGGTATGGTTGTGACTTTTGGCCCTACTGGACTGACCACTTAAGTTAAATCTGTGGAGATGCACTATGGCTGTCAAGTTCGCTAAGCTCCTGACCAAGATTGACATGCGATCTGGTAAAGAGCTTGAGAAAAAGCCCAAGTTCTTGAAGAACGATGATGCAGGGCTTGTTAAGATGATTCCCACCAAGCCCATAGTTGTTGAGACTTTCTCCGAGTATCCTCCACTTGGTCGATTTGCTGTGAGGGACATGCGCCAGACTGTGACCGTGGGAGTCATCAAGAATGTGGATAAGAAGGATCTTACTAGAGCCAAGGTCACCAAGTCTGCAGCCAAGAAAGGCAAATGAATTGTGCATTTCAAGGTTTCAACAAGTGATGGTCGTACTGCTCATGACTGTGTCTACATAAATTGCGTTAAAATTCTGGCCAGATATTCAACTGTCATGTGTGCAGAGTTAAAGCCATTGAGATTTGGTCAGCGTATCTAATGTTGAATCAACGCGTTTACAATGAATATCACAAGGCAAAAGTCATTTTTATGCCTGCATGTTTCAAGTGTATTGTGTCCAATGTTCTTCATTGAAACGGGAGTTCAGACTAACAAATAGTTTCATGAGCCTGCTACTACTAAATTAGATGAGAACATGGGCCTCTGCTCTGCATATGTTAACAAACATAATTCACTTCACTTTACAATTCGACGCAAAAAAACTGCGTTCATCACTCGCGCCTAAGTTTGAATTTTCGTTTCcgtattttaaaataaattatttagtctaatttagactatcatttatatataaaaaaattcttctattaattcttcttttctcaATATGGAACGAGGTCGTTAGCTTAAATTCAATGAACAAAAACATTTAGGTGCCCAAGATAACTTAGTAAACTAGTCACTCAAGTTTAAATTTATGCTTCCGAATGTATAGTTCATATATAACATTTTGTTACGGCAATGACCATGCTTGGTTCAAAGCTGACATGTAAAATATACGTTACATAATTTATTCTTTCGTAAGTTGTCAACACAGGGCATTTGGTCTAGTGGTATGATTCTCGCTTAGGGTGCGAGAGGTCCCGAGTTCAATTCTCGGAATGccccatttcttttttatatattttttgttttttgtttt
The window above is part of the Prunus dulcis chromosome 1, ALMONDv2, whole genome shotgun sequence genome. Proteins encoded here:
- the LOC117615677 gene encoding elongation factor 1-alpha, which gives rise to MAVKFAKLLTKIDMRSGKELEKKPKFLKNDDAGLVKMIPTKPIVVETFSEYPPLGRFAVRDMRQTVTVGVIKNVDKKDLTRAKVTKSAAKKGK